From the genome of Geoglobus ahangari, one region includes:
- a CDS encoding inositol-3-phosphate synthase, with translation MAVKIWYVGAYGIVSTTAMLGGKLIEKGRMETTGLVSELPQFEGIEKYAPLKFEFGGHEVRKVENAYVASLQHWELNRHFELDQLEEVREDLEKIRAEKGTAINCGKGVQALGELDVLENEVQTLSEIVERLERDVKRFADSETVMINSASTEPIIRYNEKYHDTLDGFEKMIEENAKEYASASMLYAYVALKNGIPYGNFTPSVGSSLPALKELAIEKKVPHAGNDGKTGETLVKTTLAPMFAYRNLKVLGWMSYNILGDLDGLVLSHKENKESKVISKDKVLEKIYGYSPFSITQIEYFPSLADNKTAFDFIHFEGFLGRKMKFYFIWDAIDAIVAAPLTIDIARFLLFAKKEGMYGVIKEMGFFFKSPMETRNVNTHSQFEELVRWYQENA, from the coding sequence ATGGCCGTGAAGATATGGTACGTTGGCGCTTATGGGATCGTGTCCACCACTGCGATGCTCGGTGGCAAGCTCATAGAGAAGGGCAGGATGGAGACCACCGGGCTCGTCAGTGAGCTTCCGCAGTTCGAGGGTATCGAGAAGTACGCTCCTCTCAAATTCGAGTTTGGCGGTCACGAGGTAAGGAAGGTGGAGAACGCTTACGTGGCTTCACTGCAGCACTGGGAGCTCAACAGGCACTTCGAGCTCGACCAGCTTGAGGAGGTCAGGGAGGATCTCGAGAAGATAAGGGCAGAGAAGGGCACAGCCATCAACTGCGGAAAGGGTGTGCAGGCGCTCGGAGAGCTGGACGTGCTGGAGAACGAGGTGCAGACGCTCTCGGAGATAGTGGAGAGGCTTGAGAGAGACGTGAAGAGGTTCGCTGACAGCGAGACAGTCATGATAAACTCGGCCTCCACTGAGCCGATAATAAGGTACAACGAGAAGTACCACGACACCCTCGACGGCTTCGAGAAGATGATTGAGGAGAATGCAAAGGAGTACGCGTCTGCGAGCATGCTCTACGCCTACGTGGCGTTGAAGAACGGCATTCCGTACGGAAACTTCACACCAAGCGTTGGCTCCTCCTTACCGGCCCTCAAGGAGCTGGCGATTGAGAAGAAGGTGCCTCACGCAGGCAACGACGGAAAAACTGGAGAGACACTGGTCAAAACCACACTCGCGCCAATGTTCGCCTACAGGAACCTGAAGGTGCTGGGATGGATGAGCTACAACATCCTCGGAGATCTCGACGGGCTCGTGCTGAGCCACAAGGAGAACAAGGAGAGCAAGGTGATCAGCAAGGACAAGGTTCTCGAGAAGATCTACGGCTACTCACCGTTCAGCATAACCCAGATAGAGTACTTCCCGTCTCTCGCGGACAACAAGACTGCATTCGACTTCATACACTTCGAGGGGTTCCTCGGAAGGAAGATGAAGTTCTACTTCATCTGGGATGCGATAGATGCCATAGTCGCTGCTCCCCTCACCATAGACATCGCAAGATTCCTGCTGTTCGCGAAGAAGGAGGGGATGTACGGAGTCATAAAGGAGATGGGGTTCTTCTTCAAGAGCCCCATGGAGACGAGGAACGTTAACACCCACTCCCAGTTCGAGGAGCTTGTCAGGTGGTATCAGGAGAATGCCTGA